One window of Microcoleus vaginatus PCC 9802 genomic DNA carries:
- a CDS encoding NAD(P)/FAD-dependent oxidoreductase encodes MLDYDLVIIGGTPAGRYAALTATNFPARVALVEPLSNSQDLPTGGKESIDLGLRYSQTLREAARFAQQISRQQLGVRWEVANSSMPIKLRFEGVLKWAEGVVSNLSEIDDLGVLAARGVDVIFGSGEFVAKPDLAFVAGGRKLRSLCYLLASPTLPAIPNIEGLSSAGFFTSETVGELAKLPQLPKSLAVIGADPSGVEVAQTFARLGVAVTLVVKSAHILAKEDREAAGLVQAGMEAEGVRILTATEVTQARVIEGKKWIQAGPRAIEAEEIFLAAGRGHDFSSLNLEVAGVKFSDRGVILNEKLQTTNHRIYAIGDVAGGYPFPHLANYEAAVAVKNALFLPLFQIDYRGIPWAIFSDPQLARVGLTEAQARRRFGDDLIVCREYFKNVERAQMCGETTGFCKIVGRRNGEMLGASIVGPQAAELIHAIALAVRHGMKVEAIAQLPYIWSSLSAINGQTAAVWESQRLGSNTFMQNLWENLFHWRRYWK; translated from the coding sequence ATGCTTGACTATGATTTAGTGATTATTGGTGGAACTCCGGCGGGACGTTATGCTGCTTTGACTGCAACTAATTTCCCGGCTCGCGTTGCTTTGGTGGAACCGCTAAGTAATTCCCAAGATTTGCCGACAGGGGGGAAAGAGTCGATCGACCTTGGTTTGAGATACAGCCAAACTTTGAGGGAGGCGGCTCGTTTTGCCCAGCAGATCAGCCGTCAGCAGTTGGGGGTGCGCTGGGAAGTCGCTAATTCCTCTATGCCGATCAAATTGCGGTTTGAGGGGGTTCTAAAGTGGGCCGAGGGTGTTGTTTCTAATTTGTCAGAAATTGATGATCTCGGCGTTTTGGCTGCTCGCGGGGTCGATGTTATTTTTGGCAGTGGCGAGTTTGTGGCGAAACCGGATTTAGCTTTTGTCGCGGGCGGTAGGAAATTGCGATCGCTATGTTATTTGCTAGCTTCTCCAACTCTGCCGGCGATTCCCAATATTGAAGGACTTTCGTCGGCTGGCTTTTTTACTTCGGAAACTGTCGGGGAATTAGCAAAACTTCCACAGTTGCCTAAAAGTTTGGCTGTAATCGGCGCCGATCCCAGCGGGGTCGAAGTGGCTCAGACTTTTGCCCGGCTGGGGGTTGCTGTCACTTTGGTGGTGAAAAGTGCACATATTTTGGCTAAAGAAGACCGGGAGGCTGCTGGTTTGGTGCAAGCTGGAATGGAAGCTGAAGGGGTGCGGATTCTGACTGCAACTGAGGTGACTCAAGCTAGGGTGATTGAGGGTAAAAAGTGGATTCAAGCTGGGCCAAGGGCGATCGAAGCTGAGGAGATTTTTCTAGCCGCCGGTAGAGGGCACGATTTTTCATCGTTAAATCTCGAAGTGGCTGGGGTTAAATTCAGCGATCGGGGGGTGATTTTAAATGAAAAGCTGCAAACAACTAATCACCGCATTTACGCGATCGGCGATGTGGCTGGGGGTTATCCGTTCCCTCACCTCGCTAATTACGAAGCTGCGGTTGCTGTGAAAAATGCTTTGTTTTTGCCGCTGTTTCAAATAGATTATCGTGGGATTCCTTGGGCGATTTTTTCTGACCCGCAATTGGCGAGGGTTGGCTTGACTGAAGCGCAAGCAAGGCGCCGTTTTGGAGACGATCTCATTGTTTGTCGGGAATATTTCAAGAATGTTGAAAGAGCTCAAATGTGCGGGGAGACAACTGGTTTTTGTAAGATTGTCGGGCGTCGCAACGGGGAGATGTTGGGAGCGAGTATTGTGGGGCCGCAAGCTGCTGAGTTAATTCACGCGATCGCTTTGGCTGTGCGTCACGGCATGAAGGTTGAGGCGATCGCCCAACTTCCTTATATTTGGTCGAGTCTTTCGGCAATTAACGGTCAAACTGCTGCTGTTTGGGAGTCGCAGCGCTTGGGCAGCAATACTTTTATGCAGAATTTGTGGGAGAATTTGTTTCACTGGCGCAGGTATTGGAAGTGA
- a CDS encoding GAF domain-containing protein, with protein MTNITKLFLGYHINEEIYAGNRTLVYRGIRSSKGQPVVIKLLRNEFPSFNELVHFRNQYVIAKNLNIPGTVKAYSLENYHNRYALVMEDFGGISLSSYFANLAEASNETLEGLPVNEFLPMAIQIANALDGLHRHHVIHKDLKPANILINPTSKEVKLIDFSIASMLPRETQEIQNPNVLEGTLPYISPEQTGRMNRGIDYRTDFYSLGVTFYELLTGKLPFQTDDPMDLVHCHLAKQPIPTSSVNKSVPFLLSEIVSKLMAKNAEARYQSALGLKFDLETCLSQWQETGALTNFTIGQRDLCDRFTIPEKLYGRESEVFSLLAAFDRVSAGSTEMMLVSGFSGIGKTAVVNEVHKPIVRQRGYFIKGKFDQFQRNLPFSAFVQAFRDFMGQLLSETDANIERWKSEILAALGDSAGAIVEVIPELERIIGPQPPVPELSGSAAQNRFNLLFEKFIQIFTTKEHPLVIFLDDLQWADSASLKLMQLLMSDIDNCYLFLIGAYRDNEVFPAHPLMLTLSEIEKAGAKKNTITLAPLQQSHINYLIADTLVCSTELATPLTQLVYQKTQGNPFFSTQFLKSLYEDGLIEFNFEIRYWQCDISRVRSLAITDDVVEFVALQLQKLPSQTQEVLKFAACIGNQFDLGTLAIVDENSPVETATSLWKALQDGLILPVTEVYKFYQSQGDSESVIGNGKESQQLSITPDQLPKYKFLHDRIQQAAYSLIPDNQKRSTHLKIGQLLLQNTSEAEREERIFDIVNHLNVGVELITQEAQREQLARLNLVAGKKAKAATAYSAGVEYFNSGRELLTANSWLHPYELTLALYTEAAEVAYLSGDFDQMEKLALVVENCAKRLLDKVKVYEVQMQAYMAQNNLQEALNTGLQVLKQLGVEFPSEPNSSDIGQALGETSVILNGLRIEDLVDLPQMSDSYKLAAMRLLSSIFAPAYIAAPALLPLTVCKQVQLSVQYGNASVSPFAYANYGFLLCGVVEDIDSGYQFGQLALSLVSKLNSQEIKAKTAFIVNLFIRHCKEHLRETLEPLVSAYSSGMEAGDLEYAGYNLLQYSCSAYYSGKELTVLEREIARNRDAIHKIKQETALNYIEIYWQAILNLVGKSENYCLIKGEACDEQMKLPFYHQANDKVGVAYIYLNKLLLCYWLENYSEAIENIAIAENYLDAVVGMPVVPVFHFYDSLVRLAVYSDTPESEQQELLDRVQANQEKMQKWGHHAPMNYLHKFYLVEAERHRVLNQKIEAIEMYDKAINVAKENEYIHEEALAHELAAKFYLEWGKEKIAKPYLIDAYYAYARWGAKAKIDHLEQRYPQLLAVILQQARSRQYPSETIDTSSSESSLSNTTRTIIGSTSSSELVDLPSVIKASQALSREIELEQLLTTLMEVAVQNAGAQSGALILDEGGKWRVAVHCTNRQDCHLESLLVEESKAIPLSIINYVKRTKEILVFDRASTQTTFAADPYIIEQQPKSVLCTPILHHAKVMGILYLENNLTTGAFTRDRVAILNILCSQAAISLQNARLYQQSQEYAQKLEQSIHDLKQMQLQLVQGEKMSALGNLVAGVAHEINNPVGFIAGNLQPAQEYVGDLFNLIDLYQERFPNPGGEIETEIEDIDLEYLREDLPKLIGSMKDGVERIRNISTSLRTFSRADSDRPVSFNIHDGLESTLLILKHRLKASEFRPAIEVVKEYGNLPLVKCFPGQLNQVFMNVLANAIDALEESNKERTFKEIKARPNQITVQTALSESKNHVLIRIKDNGVGMSAEVKENIFNHLFTTKSVGQGTGLGLSIAHQIVVEKHGGTLVVNSSLGQGSEFVISIPL; from the coding sequence ATGACTAACATCACAAAACTTTTCCTAGGATATCACATTAACGAAGAAATTTACGCAGGCAATCGAACTCTAGTTTATCGTGGCATTCGCTCTTCAAAGGGCCAACCGGTCGTCATCAAACTACTGCGAAATGAGTTTCCCAGCTTCAACGAACTCGTTCACTTCCGCAACCAATACGTCATTGCTAAAAACTTAAATATCCCCGGCACTGTCAAGGCATACAGCCTGGAAAACTACCATAACCGCTATGCTCTGGTGATGGAAGACTTTGGCGGAATTTCCTTAAGTAGCTACTTTGCTAATCTAGCAGAAGCTAGCAACGAAACCCTAGAAGGCTTGCCTGTTAACGAGTTTCTTCCTATGGCGATTCAAATTGCCAACGCCCTTGACGGACTTCATCGCCACCACGTCATCCATAAAGACCTCAAGCCCGCCAATATTCTAATTAACCCCACCAGCAAAGAAGTGAAGCTGATTGATTTCAGCATCGCTTCCATGCTGCCGCGCGAAACCCAAGAAATTCAAAATCCCAACGTCCTTGAAGGCACTTTACCTTATATATCTCCCGAACAAACGGGGCGAATGAACCGAGGCATTGATTACCGCACAGATTTCTACTCGCTAGGAGTAACATTCTACGAATTACTAACAGGAAAGTTACCATTCCAAACGGATGACCCAATGGATTTGGTACACTGCCACCTCGCTAAGCAACCTATCCCAACCTCAAGTGTCAACAAAAGCGTTCCATTTTTGCTGTCGGAGATTGTCAGCAAACTGATGGCGAAGAATGCTGAAGCTCGCTATCAAAGTGCCCTAGGACTCAAGTTTGATTTGGAAACTTGTTTATCCCAGTGGCAAGAGACAGGGGCGCTAACTAACTTTACCATAGGGCAGCGAGATTTGTGCGATCGCTTTACTATCCCCGAAAAATTGTACGGTCGAGAAAGCGAAGTATTTTCGTTGCTAGCCGCCTTTGACCGGGTGAGTGCAGGTAGCACTGAAATGATGCTCGTTTCTGGTTTTTCTGGTATTGGTAAAACCGCTGTCGTCAACGAAGTTCACAAACCTATTGTCCGGCAGCGTGGCTACTTTATTAAAGGCAAATTTGACCAATTCCAACGCAACCTTCCCTTTAGTGCCTTTGTCCAAGCTTTTCGCGACTTTATGGGACAATTGCTATCTGAAACAGATGCTAACATTGAGCGATGGAAATCAGAAATTTTGGCTGCTTTGGGCGATAGTGCTGGGGCGATAGTTGAAGTGATTCCCGAACTAGAACGTATTATCGGACCGCAACCGCCCGTCCCCGAACTTTCTGGCAGTGCCGCGCAAAATCGCTTTAACTTGTTGTTTGAAAAATTCATTCAAATCTTTACCACCAAAGAACATCCTTTAGTAATTTTCTTGGACGATTTGCAATGGGCAGACTCAGCATCATTGAAATTGATGCAACTGCTGATGAGCGACATTGATAACTGCTATCTATTTTTAATTGGAGCTTATCGAGATAACGAAGTATTTCCAGCGCATCCCTTGATGCTGACTTTATCGGAAATTGAAAAGGCTGGAGCAAAGAAGAATACTATTACTTTAGCTCCTTTACAACAGTCACATATTAATTATCTGATTGCAGATACTTTAGTTTGCTCGACAGAGTTAGCCACACCTTTGACACAATTGGTGTATCAAAAAACGCAAGGTAATCCCTTCTTTAGCACTCAGTTCCTCAAGTCATTATATGAAGATGGACTGATTGAGTTTAATTTCGAGATCCGTTATTGGCAGTGCGATATCTCTAGAGTGCGATCGCTAGCAATCACCGATGATGTGGTTGAGTTTGTGGCGCTTCAGTTGCAAAAGTTGCCAAGTCAAACGCAAGAAGTTTTGAAGTTCGCAGCCTGTATTGGCAATCAGTTCGATTTAGGGACTTTAGCAATTGTTGATGAAAATTCGCCAGTAGAAACCGCAACATCTTTATGGAAGGCACTACAAGACGGGCTAATTTTACCCGTTACCGAAGTTTATAAGTTTTATCAATCACAGGGAGATAGCGAATCGGTAATCGGTAATGGAAAGGAATCTCAGCAATTATCAATTACCCCTGACCAATTACCCAAATATAAGTTTTTACACGATCGCATTCAACAAGCTGCTTATTCCCTCATTCCTGACAACCAAAAGCGATCGACTCACTTAAAAATCGGTCAACTGTTATTACAGAATACGTCTGAAGCCGAACGAGAAGAAAGAATATTTGATATTGTCAACCACTTAAATGTGGGAGTTGAGCTAATTACCCAAGAGGCACAACGGGAGCAATTAGCACGGTTAAATCTGGTTGCCGGAAAGAAAGCCAAAGCTGCGACGGCCTATTCTGCTGGGGTTGAATATTTCAATAGTGGCAGAGAATTACTTACAGCAAATAGTTGGCTCCATCCATACGAACTAACATTAGCGCTGTATACAGAAGCAGCAGAGGTGGCATATCTAAGCGGTGACTTTGACCAGATGGAAAAATTAGCATTAGTGGTGGAAAACTGCGCCAAAAGGCTACTGGACAAAGTGAAGGTATATGAAGTACAGATGCAAGCTTATATGGCGCAAAATAATCTACAGGAAGCACTGAATACGGGACTACAAGTTTTAAAGCAGTTGGGGGTAGAGTTTCCCTCGGAGCCAAACTCGTCAGATATTGGGCAGGCACTAGGGGAAACTTCGGTAATTTTGAATGGCTTGCGAATTGAAGATTTAGTTGACCTGCCTCAAATGAGCGATTCCTATAAACTAGCAGCTATGAGACTTTTATCAAGTATCTTTGCTCCTGCATACATTGCTGCTCCTGCACTGTTGCCTTTGACGGTGTGCAAACAAGTGCAATTATCCGTCCAATATGGGAATGCTTCTGTTTCTCCCTTTGCTTACGCCAATTATGGTTTTCTTCTTTGTGGAGTTGTGGAAGATATTGATTCAGGTTATCAGTTCGGTCAATTGGCTTTAAGTCTAGTGTCAAAGTTAAATTCTCAAGAAATCAAAGCCAAGACAGCCTTTATAGTAAATTTATTTATCCGACATTGCAAAGAGCATCTGAGAGAAACCTTAGAGCCTTTGGTGTCAGCTTACTCTAGCGGAATGGAGGCAGGAGATTTAGAATATGCAGGCTATAATTTATTACAGTACTCCTGTTCAGCTTACTATAGTGGCAAAGAACTGACTGTCCTGGAAAGAGAAATAGCAAGAAACAGAGATGCTATTCATAAAATCAAGCAAGAAACAGCCCTAAACTATATAGAGATATATTGGCAGGCTATCTTGAATTTGGTGGGAAAAAGTGAGAATTACTGCCTTATAAAGGGTGAAGCCTGCGATGAGCAGATGAAGTTGCCATTTTACCACCAAGCGAACGATAAAGTGGGAGTTGCATACATATATTTAAACAAACTTTTACTTTGTTATTGGTTGGAAAATTACTCAGAAGCGATTGAAAATATCGCTATAGCAGAGAACTATTTAGATGCAGTGGTAGGAATGCCCGTTGTTCCTGTTTTCCATTTCTACGATTCTTTGGTGCGGTTGGCGGTGTATTCTGACACTCCAGAGTCAGAACAACAGGAACTTCTCGACCGAGTACAAGCTAATCAAGAAAAAATGCAAAAGTGGGGGCATCATGCCCCCATGAATTATCTGCATAAATTCTATCTCGTAGAGGCAGAACGGCATCGGGTTTTAAACCAAAAAATAGAAGCGATCGAGATGTACGACAAAGCGATCAATGTTGCTAAAGAAAACGAGTACATCCACGAAGAAGCACTTGCTCACGAACTCGCCGCCAAATTTTATTTGGAATGGGGCAAAGAAAAAATTGCTAAACCCTATTTAATTGATGCTTACTATGCTTACGCTCGTTGGGGAGCAAAAGCAAAGATTGACCATCTAGAACAGCGTTATCCCCAATTGCTTGCTGTGATCCTGCAACAGGCTCGAAGTCGCCAGTATCCGAGCGAAACAATTGACACTTCCAGCAGTGAATCATCACTATCTAACACGACTAGAACAATTATCGGTAGCACCAGCAGTTCGGAATTAGTAGATTTGCCGTCAGTTATCAAAGCTTCTCAAGCTCTCTCCCGTGAAATCGAGCTTGAGCAATTGCTGACGACTTTGATGGAAGTAGCAGTTCAAAATGCCGGAGCACAAAGCGGAGCATTAATTTTGGATGAAGGTGGAAAGTGGAGAGTGGCCGTACACTGTACAAATCGCCAAGATTGTCATTTGGAATCGCTTCTAGTTGAAGAAAGCAAAGCAATTCCTCTGAGCATAATTAACTACGTCAAACGTACAAAAGAAATCCTGGTATTCGATCGTGCCAGCACTCAAACCACCTTCGCGGCAGATCCTTACATCATTGAGCAGCAACCCAAGAGCGTTTTATGCACTCCGATTCTCCATCACGCTAAAGTAATGGGCATTCTGTATTTAGAGAATAATCTCACAACGGGGGCGTTTACGCGCGATCGCGTCGCCATCCTCAACATCCTCTGCTCCCAAGCAGCAATTTCCTTACAGAACGCCCGACTGTATCAACAATCTCAGGAATATGCCCAAAAACTAGAGCAGTCTATCCACGATCTCAAACAGATGCAGTTGCAATTGGTACAGGGTGAGAAAATGTCTGCTCTCGGAAATTTAGTTGCAGGGGTAGCCCACGAAATTAACAATCCCGTAGGCTTTATCGCCGGCAACTTGCAACCGGCTCAAGAATACGTCGGGGATTTATTCAACTTGATTGATTTGTATCAAGAAAGATTTCCCAATCCGGGAGGGGAAATTGAAACAGAAATTGAGGATATAGACTTGGAGTATTTGCGAGAAGATTTGCCCAAATTGATTGGCTCAATGAAGGATGGAGTTGAGCGCATCCGCAATATAAGTACGAGTTTGAGAACGTTTTCCAGGGCAGATAGCGATCGACCAGTTTCTTTCAATATTCACGACGGACTCGAAAGCACTCTGCTGATTCTCAAGCACCGTTTAAAAGCGAGCGAGTTCCGCCCTGCCATTGAAGTTGTGAAAGAGTATGGTAACTTGCCCCTAGTGAAATGCTTTCCCGGACAGTTAAACCAGGTATTTATGAACGTACTGGCAAATGCCATTGACGCTCTGGAGGAGTCAAATAAGGAGCGCACTTTTAAGGAAATTAAAGCCAGACCTAATCAAATCACGGTTCAAACTGCTCTGAGCGAATCCAAAAATCACGTTTTGATTCGCATTAAGGATAATGGAGTGGGGATGTCGGCGGAAGTCAAGGAAAACATCTTTAACCACTTATTCACTACTAAGTCTGTGGGTCAAGGAACTGGATTAGGATTGTCTATAGCCCACCAAATTGTTGTGGAAAAACATGGAGGTACATTAGTGGTGAATTCCTCCCTCGGTCAGGGTTCGGAGTTTGTGATTTCTATTCCCTTGTGA
- a CDS encoding ComEC/Rec2 family competence protein, with product MNQATGVIFCLAYILGLISTAVSWGRYGILALGIAVAIALPKLLRKFTKNSVKVTKKRRSRQKENALEAPLDAREELSLLEMLPRAKWVWAVAGLVAFLASVYFAVRSPQPAIDDISKLIPAGGNTQEVAVTVRGRVVSTPRLTRSGRSQFWLETDLVSEINGGEGGAVVNRPVSGKLYVTVPLLQATGLYADNTIAVVGSLYKPQPPSNPGAFDFQTYLAREGAFVGIKGRQIDWRRENAIADVNRVNSQTAAFLEPSGMQASKIQAMRQRIVRSQLSQLNVPEGPLISAIALGKQAVDLPYNIRDYFVQAGLAHAIAASGTQVSMVLALVLALTRRFSKQLQFSFGVGALFLLVGLTGFEASVCRAALMGFGTLFALVLNRQVKPLGLLLIAATILLLVNPLWIWDLGFQLSFLATLGLIVTTPPLMAKLDWMPPAIASIVVVPIAASVWVLPLLLYVFSVVSPYSILVNIIAAPLLWILSIGGMVSALAGLIFPPAGSVLAQLLDYPAKGLIAIAQYFSQLPGNSVAVGQVSVFQLIALYSLICWVWIGGRRKKEEGRRKKEEGRRKKEEGRNKKGKSRVISLPSFSSAWILPLALVAGISIIVLPAWHVQSSLFQVTLLATSGEPVLVIQDRGKVTLINSGDENTVRFTVLPFLQQQGVNSVNFAIATHGDLGLSAGWGKLLERLPIKTFYDKNAPKQIHRGSNQEFMTAVQSRQGVYIPLETNSTVDLGSTRLQFVNAEIPVVELLVGNRTWLLVGEMTPEAQKKLAATGSLKPAQVLWWSGKTLTAELLGAVGPQVAIASADEIDPETAAQLRQTKTQIFWTGRDGALQWTPAGGFKTTLESEENQTSFL from the coding sequence ATGAATCAAGCAACGGGTGTTATCTTCTGTCTTGCCTACATTTTGGGATTGATTTCTACAGCGGTTTCTTGGGGTAGATACGGGATACTTGCTTTGGGAATAGCGGTGGCGATCGCCCTGCCAAAATTGTTGCGAAAATTTACTAAAAATTCTGTCAAAGTCACCAAGAAAAGACGCAGCAGACAAAAAGAAAATGCTCTTGAAGCACCCTTAGATGCTAGGGAAGAGTTGAGTTTGTTGGAGATGCTGCCGAGAGCGAAATGGGTGTGGGCAGTTGCGGGTTTGGTGGCATTTCTAGCTAGCGTTTATTTTGCAGTTCGATCGCCCCAACCAGCAATAGATGACATCAGCAAACTGATTCCGGCTGGCGGCAACACTCAAGAAGTGGCGGTGACAGTTCGCGGTAGAGTTGTCAGTACGCCTCGATTGACTCGATCGGGTCGATCGCAATTTTGGCTAGAAACAGATTTAGTTAGCGAAATCAACGGCGGCGAGGGAGGAGCAGTTGTAAACCGCCCAGTATCCGGCAAACTCTACGTTACAGTGCCGCTGCTGCAAGCAACTGGCTTGTACGCCGACAATACGATCGCAGTTGTGGGTTCCTTGTACAAACCGCAGCCGCCGTCGAATCCGGGGGCTTTTGATTTTCAAACATATTTAGCCAGAGAAGGAGCTTTTGTAGGGATCAAAGGGCGTCAAATTGACTGGAGGAGAGAAAATGCGATCGCGGATGTAAATCGAGTTAACAGCCAAACGGCTGCTTTCTTGGAGCCCAGCGGGATGCAGGCATCGAAAATTCAAGCGATGCGGCAGCGGATCGTGCGATCGCAACTATCGCAGTTAAATGTTCCCGAAGGGCCCTTAATCAGTGCGATCGCCCTCGGCAAACAAGCAGTAGATTTACCTTACAACATCCGCGACTATTTTGTGCAGGCTGGATTAGCCCACGCAATCGCAGCTTCCGGCACTCAAGTTTCGATGGTTTTGGCTTTAGTTCTAGCTTTAACCAGACGTTTTTCCAAACAATTACAATTTAGCTTTGGCGTCGGTGCTTTATTTTTGCTCGTCGGATTAACTGGCTTTGAAGCTTCAGTATGCCGCGCGGCTTTGATGGGATTTGGAACACTATTTGCTTTGGTGCTGAACCGCCAAGTTAAGCCGCTGGGATTGCTGTTAATCGCTGCTACTATTTTACTGCTGGTTAACCCTTTGTGGATTTGGGATTTAGGTTTTCAACTGAGTTTTTTGGCAACTTTGGGGTTAATCGTGACAACGCCGCCACTGATGGCAAAGTTGGACTGGATGCCTCCCGCGATCGCTTCGATTGTTGTGGTTCCAATCGCCGCTTCCGTTTGGGTGCTGCCGCTGCTACTTTATGTTTTTAGTGTGGTATCGCCTTACAGCATTTTAGTCAATATTATTGCGGCTCCTTTGCTGTGGATTTTGAGTATTGGGGGGATGGTTAGCGCTTTAGCTGGATTGATTTTTCCGCCCGCTGGCAGTGTTTTAGCGCAACTGCTCGATTATCCGGCAAAGGGGTTAATTGCGATCGCCCAATATTTCTCGCAATTACCCGGTAATTCGGTAGCTGTCGGTCAAGTATCGGTGTTTCAATTAATCGCACTTTACAGTTTAATTTGCTGGGTGTGGATTGGGGGAAGAAGGAAGAAGGAAGAGGGAAGAAGGAAGAAGGAAGAGGGAAGAAGGAAGAAGGAAGAAGGAAGAAATAAGAAGGGGAAAAGTAGAGTTATTTCGCTGCCGAGTTTTTCATCGGCTTGGATTTTACCGCTGGCGCTTGTGGCGGGAATAAGTATCATAGTTTTGCCAGCTTGGCACGTTCAATCATCTTTATTTCAAGTTACTTTGCTGGCGACATCTGGCGAACCTGTTTTAGTAATTCAAGATAGGGGAAAAGTGACGCTAATTAATAGCGGTGATGAAAATACCGTAAGGTTTACAGTGTTGCCTTTTTTGCAGCAGCAAGGAGTCAATTCTGTGAATTTTGCGATCGCCACTCACGGTGATTTAGGTTTGAGCGCAGGTTGGGGAAAATTGCTAGAACGCTTGCCAATTAAAACATTTTATGATAAGAATGCTCCGAAACAAATTCACCGTGGCAGCAATCAGGAATTTATGACGGCTGTGCAATCACGCCAAGGCGTTTACATTCCTTTAGAAACTAACAGTACAGTTGATCTGGGTTCGACGCGGTTGCAGTTCGTGAATGCGGAGATTCCGGTGGTAGAATTGCTCGTGGGCAATAGAACTTGGTTGCTAGTCGGTGAAATGACACCGGAAGCGCAAAAAAAATTGGCAGCAACGGGAAGCTTGAAGCCGGCTCAAGTGCTGTGGTGGTCGGGAAAAACCTTGACGGCCGAGTTATTGGGCGCAGTGGGGCCGCAAGTGGCGATCGCATCTGCTGACGAAATCGACCCAGAAACCGCAGCCCAACTGCGCCAAACCAAAACCCAGATATTCTGGACAGGGCGCGACGGAGCTCTTCAGTGGACTCCTGCAGGGGGATTTAAGACCACTTTGGAATCTGAAGAAAATCAAACTTCTTTTTTATAA
- a CDS encoding DUF4079 domain-containing protein, producing MINLSELLEPIASQFRSLGIPEPITHWGHPVMMGIVVVAMGSFVGYTGWQGRLATDKDVALKSRSDHRKLAPWMFLFLALGYTGGLLSLVMQHQPVMESPHFWTGSAVLVLLAVGSLISLTGFGGNKLALRAVHAYLGTTALALMVLHAAFGLKLGLSI from the coding sequence ATGATAAATCTCAGCGAACTACTAGAACCCATCGCCAGTCAATTTCGCAGTCTGGGAATTCCCGAACCAATTACCCATTGGGGACACCCTGTAATGATGGGGATAGTGGTGGTGGCGATGGGCAGTTTTGTCGGGTATACGGGATGGCAGGGACGTTTGGCCACCGATAAAGATGTCGCACTCAAAAGTCGCTCGGATCACCGCAAGCTTGCACCGTGGATGTTTCTGTTTCTAGCTTTGGGCTATACAGGCGGCTTGCTGTCGCTGGTGATGCAGCACCAGCCAGTCATGGAAAGTCCGCATTTTTGGACAGGTTCGGCAGTGCTGGTTTTACTGGCTGTTGGCAGCTTGATATCGCTAACGGGTTTTGGGGGCAATAAGCTGGCACTGCGCGCGGTTCACGCTTATTTAGGCACAACAGCCCTTGCACTTATGGTGCTGCACGCGGCTTTCGGTTTAAAATTGGGGCTGTCTATTTAG
- a CDS encoding endonuclease/exonuclease/phosphatase encodes MIKPYRFLQRIAQLLAYAYSALIVSYLILRLIFWDRLWPIALMGDFVPWILLPIFLLPLLGFFIIKKRWFAIVSSVACICLLGWLHVTYFSPQPTNISDSQPTLKVFSLNLGWHHKSPQALVNLIQEEKPDLICLQEIKEDYAKEVFSKLAALYPHHLGRGYHVILSRYPIRSFQKLKLAGGNEPQERAIIEMNQQDVVLYNISTTPPWFRQHKILPFLKIPVYEYGDRPAQIQDLVRRLQKETLPTIAAGDFNLTDQSQDYYYLRAVMQDAFRTAGLGFGFTFPHGWDLNLLVKQLNWKLTFPLVRLDYVWYSQHWGAKSAKVLPPIGSEHLPLSAQLRMQPE; translated from the coding sequence ATGATTAAGCCTTACCGATTTTTGCAGCGAATTGCTCAACTCCTCGCCTACGCTTACTCCGCACTGATTGTCAGCTATCTGATTCTGAGACTGATCTTTTGGGACAGGCTGTGGCCGATTGCCTTGATGGGGGATTTTGTTCCTTGGATTTTATTGCCAATCTTCCTGCTGCCACTTCTAGGGTTTTTTATCATAAAGAAACGCTGGTTCGCGATTGTTTCCTCTGTGGCTTGCATCTGTTTGCTGGGTTGGCTACACGTCACCTACTTTTCTCCCCAGCCGACGAACATCAGTGACTCCCAGCCAACCCTCAAGGTTTTTTCTCTCAACCTCGGCTGGCATCACAAATCCCCACAAGCTTTGGTTAACCTAATTCAGGAAGAAAAACCAGACCTCATTTGTTTGCAAGAAATTAAGGAGGATTACGCCAAAGAAGTCTTCTCTAAGTTGGCCGCATTATACCCGCACCACCTGGGGCGCGGATACCATGTGATTCTCAGCAGATATCCCATTCGCTCTTTCCAAAAGTTAAAGCTAGCCGGTGGGAACGAACCACAGGAACGAGCTATTATCGAAATGAACCAGCAAGATGTAGTTCTTTATAACATTTCAACAACCCCACCGTGGTTTCGCCAGCATAAAATTTTGCCTTTCCTCAAAATCCCAGTTTACGAGTACGGCGACCGACCGGCACAAATTCAAGATTTAGTGCGGCGACTCCAGAAAGAAACGCTGCCGACTATTGCTGCCGGGGACTTTAATCTGACTGACCAGTCTCAAGACTACTATTATTTGAGAGCGGTTATGCAAGATGCTTTCCGAACAGCAGGACTGGGTTTTGGCTTTACTTTTCCTCACGGGTGGGATCTGAATTTACTGGTTAAACAGTTAAACTGGAAATTAACTTTTCCCCTGGTGAGGCTTGACTATGTTTGGTATTCTCAGCACTGGGGGGCGAAATCAGCCAAGGTTTTACCGCCAATTGGTTCAGAGCATCTGCCGCTGTCGGCCCAACTGCGGATGCAACCGGAATAG